In Necator americanus strain Aroian chromosome IV, whole genome shotgun sequence, the following proteins share a genomic window:
- a CDS encoding hypothetical protein (NECATOR_CHRIV.G14216.T1), which yields MTDTEFLQPTLCQRVCCCFSSSTSKEPPVKLIRSGTLQTVAPKTNGQHISAAENTIDGFEDVNLEVRTAADSSIPRVLVEKESNAFNMNDIMMEEVLREEKPDDVECVIEDAVSISTDVVEEVDESELSRLRLHSPKETPSSEKKEVDQKSNSSQESRDKEKEEITRRLSLELPSTSKADDAQSLGRVSPDSKEDDTTPTQGVASVTVTIESRTVDAPIEGSKSLSDIEEKSSSDSEAPEADANQKDVVVTYSQEEVVVEITPTAQKPFDPVSTPSKSIMYADTSSEEDSDEEEEHEIMPPVQRSQKIMNFDKIHDGPTVNGRLTSGSTIASNPFDDSSSEDEEQSRKHDITSSKEVTVTRIVVRDDGRPDELTSGSVKLSLDGREAITDEEFSEKLI from the exons ATGACAGACACCGAATTTTTACAACCCACCCTATGTCAACGAGTATGCTGCTGCTTCAGCTCATCCACATCAAAAGAGCCACCAGTAAAACTTATAAGAT CAGGAACACTGCAAACAGTAGCGCCGAAAACAAATGGGCAACATATTTCCGCCGCTGAAAATACGATTGATGGGTTTGAAGATGTGAATTTAG AAGTGCGAACTGCAGCTGACAGCTCGATTCCGCGAGTGCTAGTGGAAAAAGAATCGAACGCCTTCAATATGAATGACATTATGATGGAAGAAGTGCTTCGAGAAGAGAAACCGGACGATGTGGAGTGTGTTATTGAG GACGCTGTTTCCATCAGTACGGATGTCGTGGAAGAGGTAGACGAGTCGGAGCTCTCTCGACTTCGGTTGCATTCACCCAAAGAAACGCCTTCatctgagaagaaagaagtggaTCAGAAGTCGAACTCTTCACAGGAGTCCCGGgacaaagagaaagaagaaatcactCGGCGCTTATCGCTGGAGCTTCCATCGACATCGAAAGCAGATGACGCGCAGAGTCTTGGACGGGTTTCACCTGATTCTAAAGAAGATGACACAACTCCGACACAAGGAGTAGCTTCAGTGACGGTCACTATTGAAAGCAGAACAGTGGACGCACCAATAGAAGGGTCGAAGTCACTCAGCGACATTGAGGAGAAGTCATCTAGTGACTCAGAAGCCCCGGAAGCGGACGCGAATCAAAAAGACGTGGTCGTTACTTATTCACAAGAAGAAGTGGTTGTGGAGATCACTCCCACCGCACAGA AACCATTCGATCCTGTATCGACTCCATCGAAATCCATAATGTATGCGGACACTTCTTCCGAGGAAGATAGTGACGAAGAAGAGGAACATGAGATCATGCCACCAGTGCAAAGATCGCAGAAGATAATGAATTTTGATAAAATCCATGATGGGCCTACGGTGAATGGAAGGCTTACGAGCGGTTCGACAATCGCATCGAACCCTTTTGATGATTCCAGTTCTGAAGATGAGGAGCAGAGTCGGAAACATGATATCACGTCGTCGAAGGAA GTGACAGTGACGAGGATTGTGGTCAGGGATGATGGTAGACCAGATGAGCTTACCTCTGGATCGGTGAAGTTGTCACTTGACGGCAGAGAGGCAATTACCGATGAAGAGTTTTCTGAGAAGCTTATCTGA
- a CDS encoding hypothetical protein (NECATOR_CHRIV.G14217.T1), which produces MWLIYVIFVSVFPSVLVCPSMCLCSDDGRADCSNRGLTEVPTDFPPSITVLDLRGNALEVLGRSSFAGLEESIIHIDLSRNNLRSIDSNAFRNLKRLRTLNLRRNHLRSIPKALDELQLIKLDLRLNLISTVSSSDVSSMSRVRSVDLSRNFIKEWPKTKQLHGNITSVIERLDLASNLLSSLHSGVFSSMSSLQWIRLSKNKIKSIESHAFREMDALSSIDLSKNLIRSVSSLAFHNLRSLVNLSLAKNEISRLDDGVFFGCDSLALLNVSRNHIRAISDEWLFGLTGLHQLDLSHNYISSFDANAWKQCPDLRWLSLHNNQLQFLPSGAFRLLTRLEYLGLSGNSIESLHKTAMTGLDQLNELDLSSNSLAICLEDNAMLYNSSMPFLKSLKFRNNQLRVIPSRAFERFPALEHLDLTDNPITTMHPGAFTPLQLRELYLDTSSLLCDCHLAWFPAWFVSSKLPRRTVHTRCAHPLPLSGIDVFAIDANNLTCVDDSPRARIIEHPATSVTTLVGEQARFTCSGYGHAPLQVEWRVIENGRPRTLVPDATTLMSVNSSSIVNGTINGQELVNAELLLLDVSSSDGAEYQCVVRNRFAAEHSIRSVLKIFQVPVFSNEPDDMSLLVGQNAKIMCAATGIPPPVIKWSKDGGAAFPAALQHRLFVRPNDDHLYVVNVTTEDQGVYTCHAVNEAGSIQASATLRIFENSFNVTLKDTVICVNETLLLDCYADLSHPSQRMEWTLNGEPLFVDGDRVSLKAHGQILAIRKVQLSDFGEYACELWAGNDQLARQVAVVTVVGRDGVKMEPKTQRRFTFQPSAVLLTIILSIVLLFTGISCCVAFGRIWSSRKVRDRPQPV; this is translated from the exons ATGTGGCTGATCTATGTGATATTCGTTAGCGTTTTCCCATCCGTACTTGTTTGCCCATCGATGTGTCTGTGTAGCGATGATGGTAGAGCGGATTGTTCTAACAGAGGACTCACAGAGGTGCCAACGGATTTCCCTCCGTCCATAACAGTTCT TGATTTGCGCGGAAATGCTCTCGAAGTGCTCGGTCGGTCAAGTTTTGCAGGTCTCGAAGAAAGCATCATCCACAT AGATCTATCGAGGAATAATTTGCGAAGTATAGATAGTAATGCGTTCCGAAATTTGAAACGACTGAGAACTTT GAACCTCCGACGAAATCACCTACGTTCAATACCAAAAGCTCTGGATGAATTGCAGTTAATCAAACTTGACCT TCGTTTGAATCTGATCTCAACTGTATCTTCGTCTGATGTCTCATCGATGTCGCGCGTGAGAAGCGTTGATCTCTCGAGAAATTTCATAAAGGAATggccaaaaacaaaacaacttcACGGAAATATTACTTCAGTCATTGAAAGGCT CGATCTAGCCTCCAATCTGTTGTCCTCTCTTCATAGCGGTGTATTCTCTTCGATGTCGTCATTGCAATGGATTCGATTGTCCAAAAACAAGATCAAATCTATTGAGAGTCATGCGTTTCGTGAAATGGATGCACTCTCATCGAT CGATTTGTCCAAGAATCTCATCCGATCCGTTTCATCCTTAGCTTTTCACAACCTACGATCACTTGTGAATTTATCGCTGGCCAAAAATGAGATCTCTAG GCTTGACGATGGCGTCTTCTTCGGTTGTGATTCTTTAGCGCTGCTTAACGTGTCTCGCAATCATATACGAGCTATTTCGGATGAATGGCTGTTCGGTCTCACTGGTTTGCATCAGCT AGATCTCTCCCATAACTACATTTCATCATTCGATGCCAACGCCTGGAAACAGTGTCCGGATCTCAG ATGGCTGTCGCTGCATAACAATCAACTACAATTTTTACCCTCCGGTGCATTTCGACTGCTCACTCGACTGGAATACCTCGGTCTTTCCGGTAATTCTATCGAGTCTCTCCATAAAACAGCGATGACGGGATTAGACCAACTTAATGA GTTGGACTTGTCGTCAAACTCGCTTGCTATTTGCCTGGAGGACAACGCGATGCTCTACAATAGTTCAATGCCGTTCCTGAAATCGCTCAAGTTCCGAAATAATCAACTACGAGTAATACCGAGCAG AGCATTTGAACGTTTCCCTGCTTTGGAGCATCTTGACCTCACTGACAACCCGATTACTACGATGCACCCTGGAGCATTCACTCCTCTTCAGCTACGTGAATT GTACCTAGATACATCATCGCTGTTATGTGACTGTCATCTCGCTTGGTTCCCCGCATGGTTCGTGTCCTCAAAGTTACCGCGTCGTACAGTGCACACACGTTGCGCTCATCCGCTACCGCTTAGTGGAATTGACGTATTTGCCATTGATGCCAACAACCTAACGTGTG TGGATGATTCCCCTCGTGCACGCATTATCGAACATCCTGCGACAAGTGTTACAACGTTGGTAGGCGAACAAGCACGATTCACATGTTCAGGATATGGACATGCTCCTTTGCAAGTCGAG TGGCGTGTCATCGAAAACGGTCGACCGCGGACGTTGGTTCCGGATGCTACTACGCTTATGAGTGTAAACAGTAGTTCAATTGTTAACG GTACCATAAACGGTCAAGAGTTGGTTAACGCTGAACTGCTTCTGCTTGACGTGTCTTCATCAGATGGAGCAGAATATCAATGTGTGGTACGAAATCGTTTCGCCGCAGAGCACAGTATTCGATCAGTGTTGAAG ATTTTCCAAGTCCCTGTTTTCTCTAATGAACCAGACGACATGTCGTTGCTTGTGGGCCAGAATGCGAAGATTATGTGTGCTGCTACAG GAATTCCACCACCAGTGATTAAATGGTCGAAAGATGGAGGCGCAGCTTTCCCAGCAGCGTTACAACATCGTCTCTTTGTTCGCCCAAATGATGATCATCTTTACGTGGTTAACGTAACCACTGAGGATCAG GGTGTTTACACCTGTCATGCGGTAAATGAGGCTGGTTCAATTCAGGCCAGCGCCACATTACGAATATTCG aGAACTCTTTCAATGTAACATTGAAAGATACGGTGATCTGCGTTAATGAAACGCTTTTGCTGGATTGCTATGCCGACCTCTCTCATCCTTCGCAAAGAATG GAATGGACACTCAATGGCGAACCTCTTTTTGTGGACGGAGATCGAGTCTCACTAAAAGCACATGGTCAAATTCTTGCTATCAGAAAG GTTCAACTAAGCGATTTCGGAGAGTACGCTTGCGAACTGTGGGCTGGCAATGATCAATTGGCCCGACAAGTTGCCGTAGTGACAGTAGTAGGCCGGGATGGGGTGAAGATGGAGCCGAAAACTCAACGGAGGTTTACTTTCCAACCGTCAGCTGTGCTGCTCACAATCATCCTGTCCATCGTTTT GTTGTTCACAGGAATTTCTTGTTGTGTTGCATTCGGACGTATTTGGAGCAGTAGAAAAGTTAGGGATCGACCACAACCAGTGTGA